The following are from one region of the Corylus avellana chromosome ca1, CavTom2PMs-1.0 genome:
- the LOC132170519 gene encoding G-type lectin S-receptor-like serine/threonine-protein kinase B120 has product MIWEGALLNLQQLPYGGEIGQDIYLRLAAVEYPSTQESGNKWKVWVAVLVPATGLILCLSIWFSCKGRLKRKDQTGERPSSYNLLLFDFDAEIHAINDEMNTNNNMKKREKDAELPLFSYESVLAATNNFSAVNKLGEGGFGPVYKAKLLRGQEIAVKMLSKRSGQGIEEFRNETILIAKLQHRNLVRLLGCCIEQDEKILMYEYMPNKSLDFYLFDPTKKKMLGWETRIRIIEGIAQGLLYLHQYSRLRIIHRDLKPSNILLDSEMNPKISDFGMARIVGGNETQANTNRIVGTYGYMSPEYAMDGLYSIKSDVFSFGVLVLEIMSGRKNTSFYNNESLNLLRYAWELWRDDRSLDLLEPTIRYPSSTSIMLRFINIGLLCVQESSTDRPTMSDVISMINNKHAPLSTPKQPAFSTSRNMMDTNLTVDSAKYCSKNSVTISAMEIFLKASLQQFPAPKVIFPIKENLKLTFMGACFSIAADTLSPAHSLSHSKRETIVSKGGTFELGFFKPGTSSKIYLGIWYKRFHEEIVWVANRGNPLSDPSSSRLYLSENGNLLLFEGSSEIPVWSTNFTFPQSNITEAVLGDDGNFVLRGRSNTSSIFWESFDHPTDTMLPGAKFGVDKVTGKPQQLISWKNSQDPSPGVFSFGFNPNETDQFFLEWNRSQIYWRTENGTSLSSRSERSMFFNYSVVTRQFRALMWLPGVSVWNTFWSAPTNLSDVYALCGAFGVVQYPDNFSNPCECLKGFKPFSMEETRLNDWSGGCVRKSPLQCENNTHANGKKDWFMKIPNMRLPVYSKAYLAVNASRCKLACMENCSCAAYAYNRSGCMIWEGALLNSLQLPYGGEIGQDINLRLAADEYPDPSTKGESPSSNNLLLFDFDTELHAINDGMNTENNMKKREKKDAELPLFSYESVLAATNNFSVVNKLGEGGFGPVYKGKLSRGQEIAVKMLSKRSGQGIEEFRNETILIAKLQHRNLVRLLGCCIERDKKILIYEYMPNKSLDYYLFNPTKKKILGWETRIRIIEGIAQGLLYLHQHSRLRIIHRDLKPSNILLDSEMNPKISDFGMARIVGGNETQANTNRIVGTYGYMSPEYAMDGLYSIKSDVFSFGVLVLEIVSGRKNSSFYNNESFRLLRYAWELWRDDRSLDLMEPTIGYASFTSILLRFINIGLLCVQESPTDRPTMSDVISMISNEHAPLPTPKQPAFFIGRDMDTNSTVYSAGNCSKNSVTISAMEAR; this is encoded by the exons ATGATATGGGAAGGAGCTCTTTTGAACTTACAGCAACTTCCATATGGTGGCGAGATTGGACAAGATATCTACCTCAGACTTGCTGCTGTTGAGTATCCAAGTACCCAAG AATCAGGCAACAAATGGAAAGTATGGGTAGCTGTGCTGGTCCCTGCAACAGGGCTTATCTTATGCCTCTCAATTTGGTTTTCATGCAAAGGAAGGCTCAAACGCAAAG ATCAAACAGGAGAGAGACCTTCAAGTTATAATCtactattatttgattttgatgctgaaattcatgcaatcaatgatGAAATGAATACCAACAATAAtatgaagaagagagagaaggatGCCGAGTTACCACTTTTTAGTTATGAGAGTGTATTAGCTGCAACAAATAATTTCTCAGCTGTGAATAaacttggagaaggaggttttggacCTGTTTACAAG GCAAAATTACTCAGAGGGCAAGAAATTGCAGTGAAGATGCTTTCAAAAAGATCTGGACAGGGTATTGAGGAGTTCAGAAATGAGACAATACTAATTGCAAAACTCCAGCATAGAAATCTTGTCAGATTGTTAGGTTGTTGTATCGAGCAAGATGAAAAGATATTAATGTATGAGTACATGCCGAATAAAAGTTTGGACTTCTATCTTTTTG ATCCAACCAAGAAAAAGATGTTAGGCTGGGAGACACGCATACGCATTATTGAAGGGATCGCCCAagggcttctttatcttcatcaataTTCAAGGTTACGAATCATACATAGAGATCTAAAACCTAGTAACATTCTCTTGGATAgtgaaatgaatccaaaaatatcagattttggcatggctcGAATAGTTGGAGGCAATGAAACACAAGCAAACACAAACCGAATTGTTGGAACTTA TGGCTATATGTCTCCTGAATATGCTATGGATGGTTTGTACTCAATAAAGTCTGATGTGTTTAGCTTTGGAGTATTGGTGTTAGAGATTATGAGCGGCAGGAAGAACACTAGCTTCTATAACAACGAGTCACTCAATCTTCTTAGATAT GCTTGGGAGTTGTGGAGAGATGATCGAAGTTTGGACTTGTTGGAGCCAACAATAAGATATCCTTCTTCCACTTCTATCATGTTGAGATTCATTAACATTGGCCTTCTCTGTGTCCAAGAAAGCTCGACTGATCGACCTACCATGTCTGATGTAATCTCAATGATTAACAATAAACATGCACCTCTATCTACACCTAAGCAACCAGCGTTTTCCACCAGCCGAAATATGATGGACACAAATTTAACAGTTGACAGTGCAAAATATTGCTCAAAAAATAGTGTAACTATTTCAGCAATGGAA ATATTTTTGAAAGCATCTTTACAGCAATTTCCTGCCCCTAAAGTGATTTTCCCTATAAAAGAGAACCTTAAGCTTACCTTTATGGG AGCATGCTTCTCCATAGCTGCTGATACCCTTTCACCagctcactctctctctcattcaaaGAGAGAGACCATAGTATCTAAAGGTGGCACTTTTGAGCTCGGTTTCTTCAAACCAGGCACTTCATCAAAAATCTACCTGGGCATATGGTATAAAAGGTTTCATGAGGAAATTGTTTGGGTAGCAAACAGAGGAAACCCTTTGTCTGACCCATCTTCCTCAAGACTTTACCTCTCAGAAAATGGCAATCTACTTCTTTTTGAAGGTTCCTCCGAGATCCCAGTTTGGTCAACAAATTTCACATTTCCCCAGTCAAATATAACTGAAGCAGTACTTGGTGAtgatggaaattttgttttgagaggTAGATCGAACACGTCTTCTATATTTTGGGAGAGTTTCGACCATCCAACCGATACAATGCTGCCAGGTGCGAAGTTTGGGGTAGATAAGGTTACTGGAAAACCACAGCAACTCAtttcatggaaaaattcacAAGATCCATCACCTGGTGTGTTCTCATTCGGGTTCAACCCAAATGAAACCGATCAGTTTTTCTTAGAGTGGAACAGATCCCAAATCTATTGGAGGACGGAAAATGGAACATCTCTCAGCTCACGTTCTGAAAGGAGCATGTTCTTCAACTACAGTGTTGTGAcaa GACAGTTTAGGGCACTGATGTGGCTACCTGGCGTCTCCGTTTGGAATACATTTTGGTCTGCACCGACGAACCTATCAGATGTCTACGCTTTGTGTGGTGCATTTGGCGTGGTACAATACCCTGACAATTTCTCAAACCCTTGTGAGTGTCTAAAAGGTTTCAAACCATTTTCGATGGAAGAGACCAGACTAAATGATTGGTCAGGCGGCTGTGTGAGGAAATCTCCTTTGCAATGTGAGAATAATACGCATGCTAATGGCAAAAAAGATTGGTTCATGAAAATACCAAACATGCGATTGCCTGTATATTCGAAAGCATATTTGGCCGTGAATGCTAGCAGATGTAAATTGGCTTGCATGGAAAATTGTTCTTGTGCAGCTTATGCTTATAATAGGAGTGGGTGTATGATATGGGAAGGAGCTCTTTTGAACTCATTGCAACTTCCATATGGTGGCGAGATTGGACAAGATATCAATCTCAGACTTGCTGCTGATGAATATCCAGATCCAAGTACCAAAG GAGAGAGCCCTTCAAGTAATAATCtactattatttgattttgatactGAACTCCATGCAATTAATGATGGAATGAACACTGAAAATAATATGAAGAAACGAGAGAAGAAGGATGCTGAGTTACCACTATTCAGCTATGAGAGTGTATTAGCTGCAACAAATAATTTCTCAGTTGTGAATAaacttggagaaggaggttttggacCTGTCTACAAG GGAAAATTATCTAGAGGACAAGAAATTGCAGTGAAGATGCTTTCAAAAAGATCTGGACAGGGAATTGAGGAGTTCAGAAATGAGACAATACTAATTGCAAAACTCCAGCATAGAAATCTAGTCAGACTCTTGGGTTGTTGTATCGAGCGAGATAAaaagatattaatatatgagtACATGCCCAATAAAAGTTTGGACTACTACCTTTTTA ATCCAACCAAGAAAAAGATTTTAGGTTGGGAGACACGCATACGCATTATTGAAGGGATCGCTCAAggacttctttatcttcatcaacATTCAAGGTTACGAATCATACATAGAGATCTAAAACCTAGTAACATTCTCTTGGATAgtgaaatgaatccaaaaatatcagattttggcatggctcGAATAGTTGGAGGCAATGAAACACAAGCAAACACAAACCGAATTGTTGGAACTTA TGGCTATATGTCTCCCGAATATGCTATGGATGGTTTGTACTCAATAAAGTCTGATGTGTTTAGTTTTGGAGTATTGGTGTTAGAGATTGTGAGCGGCAGGAAAAACAGTAGCTTCTATAACAACGAGTCTTTCCGTCTTCTTAGATAT GCTTGGGAGTTGTGGAGAGACGATCGAAGTTTGGACTTGATGGAGCCAACAATAGGATATGCTTCTTTCACTTCTATTCTGTTGAGGTTCATTAACATTGGCCTTCTTTGTGTCCAAGAAAGCCCGACTGATCGACCTACCATGTCTGATGTAATCTCAATGATTAGCAATGAACATGCACCTCTACCTACACCTAAGCAACCAGCGTTTTTCATAGGCCGAGATATGGACACAAATTCAACAGTTTACAGTGCAGGAAATTGCTCAAAAAATAGTGTAACTATTTCAGCAATGGAAGCCCGATGA
- the LOC132170526 gene encoding G-type lectin S-receptor-like serine/threonine-protein kinase At2g19130 gives MEVNFVIRKVRFHACVPSWEASKVQRACFSIAADTLSPAHSLSHSKRETIVSKGGTFELGFFKPGTSSKIYLGIWYKRFHEEIVWVANRENPLSHPSSSRLELSENGNLLLFDGSSEIPIWSTNLTFPQSNITEAVLGDDGNFVLTGRSNTSSIFWESFDHPTDTLLPGAKLGVDKVTGKPQQLISWKNSQDPSPGVFSLGLNPNGTNQFFLEWNRSQIYLRSEVLNETSLRSHSEKSMFFNFSFVTSKINESERYFTYSFRNPSTLGRYRIDQTGQFRALVWLPGVSVWNTFWSAPTNLSDVYALCGAFGVVQYPDNFSNPCECLKGFKPFSMEDTRLNDWSGGCM, from the exons ATGGAAGTGAACTTTGTCATAAGGAAAGTCCGTTTTCATGCCTGCGTTCCTTCTTGGGAAGCTTCAAAAGTCCAAAG AGCATGCTTCTCCATAGCTGCTGATACCCTTTCACCagctcactctctctctcattcaaaGAGAGAGACCATAGTATCTAAAGGTGGCACTTTTGAGCTCGGTTTCTTCAAACCAGGCACTTCATCAAAAATCTACCTGGGCATATGGTATAAAAGGTTTCATGAGGAAATTGTTTGGGTAGCAAATAGAGAAAACCCTTTGTCTCACCCATCTTCCTCAAGACTTGAGCTCTCAGAAAATGGCAATCTACTCCTTTTTGACGGTTCCTCCGAGATCCCAATTTGGTCAACAAATTTGACATTTCCCCAGTCAAATATAACTGAAGCAGTACTTGGTGAtgatggaaattttgttttgacaGGTAGATCGAACACGTCTTCTATATTTTGGGAGAGTTTCGACCATCCAACCGATACATTGCTGCCAGGAGCGAAGCTTGGGGTCGATAAGGTTACTGGAAAACCACAGCAACTCAtttcatggaaaaattcacAAGATCCATCACCTGGGGTGTTCTCACTCGGGTTAAACCCAAATGGAACCAATCAGTTTTTCTTAGAGTGGAACAGATCCCAAATCTATTTGAGGTCGGAAGTTCTGAATGAAACATCTCTCAGATCACATTCTGAAAAGAGCATGTTCTTCAACTTCAGTTTTGTGACAAGTAAAATTAATGAAAGTGAGAGATATTTTACTTACTCTTTTCGTAATCCTTCTACCCTTGGTAGATATCGAATTGACCAAACAGGACAGTTTAGGGCACTGGTGTGGCTACCTGGCGTCTCCGTTTGGAATACATTTTGGTCTGCACCGACGAACCTATCAGATGTCTACGCTTTGTGTGGTGCATTTGGCGTGGTACAATACCCTGACAATTTCTCAAACCCTTGTGAGTGTCTAAAAGGTTTCAAACCATTTTCGATGGAAGACACCAGACTAAATGATTGGTCAGGCGGTTGT ATGTGA